Proteins from a genomic interval of Verrucomicrobium sp.:
- a CDS encoding sodium:solute symporter yields MAWDLAVVALYFAAIAAIGLWMGRGEKSLRGYALGDRSIPWWAILASILASEISAATFLGAPGEGYALRNYTYLQLAAGTILARLLVGRFFIGAYYAHGVVSIYEFLEQRFGPASRKAASLVFLATRALASGTRLYVAAIPLVLAIEIARGAAPGAGEEVAIYLGTVVVLTLLTALYTAAGGIKAVVWTDLIQAAILAVSLAATLALLLGRIPHGWAGARAFLLGPDDLRLAVTGLIPHGGWAASLRNILESDYTLFSAFIAATFITLATHGTDQDMVQRMLTGKDAKAGARAVILSGLADAPIVFAFLTIGILLWVFYQAHPDPRLPRENVQVFAYFILTQLPAGLRGLLVAALLATAMGSLSTALNALATSFCRDFRPMKDGEAALRAARRATVGFAALLSLIGAATAYVVVNSPGARILPIVLGVFGYTYGSLLGVFLLALFTKNRGSDRGNLWAMAAGFLAVSYLSGLFPLPHPAGLPMLAFPWRVFFGTAVTAAVGACFKTKRN; encoded by the coding sequence ATGGCCTGGGACCTGGCGGTCGTCGCCCTCTACTTCGCCGCCATCGCCGCCATCGGCCTCTGGATGGGGCGCGGGGAAAAGAGCCTGCGGGGCTACGCCCTGGGCGACCGCTCGATCCCCTGGTGGGCGATCCTCGCCTCCATCCTCGCCTCGGAAATCAGCGCCGCCACCTTCCTGGGCGCGCCGGGGGAGGGCTACGCGCTGCGGAACTACACCTACCTGCAGCTGGCCGCCGGGACGATCCTGGCCCGGCTCCTGGTGGGCCGCTTCTTCATCGGCGCCTACTACGCGCACGGCGTCGTCTCCATCTACGAGTTCCTGGAGCAGCGCTTCGGCCCCGCCAGCCGGAAGGCGGCCTCCCTCGTCTTCCTGGCCACCCGCGCCCTGGCCAGCGGCACGCGGCTCTACGTCGCCGCCATCCCGCTGGTCCTGGCCATCGAGATCGCCCGCGGCGCGGCGCCCGGCGCGGGGGAGGAAGTCGCCATCTACCTGGGCACCGTCGTCGTCCTCACCCTCCTCACCGCGCTCTACACGGCGGCGGGCGGCATCAAGGCCGTCGTCTGGACCGACCTGATCCAGGCCGCCATCCTCGCCGTCTCCCTGGCCGCCACGCTGGCCCTCCTCCTGGGCCGCATCCCGCACGGCTGGGCGGGGGCGCGCGCCTTCCTCCTGGGACCGGACGACCTGCGGCTGGCCGTCACCGGCCTCATCCCGCACGGCGGCTGGGCGGCGAGCCTCCGGAACATCCTGGAGAGCGACTACACCCTCTTCTCCGCCTTCATCGCCGCCACCTTCATCACCCTGGCGACGCACGGCACCGACCAGGACATGGTGCAGCGGATGCTGACCGGCAAGGACGCCAAGGCGGGCGCGCGGGCGGTCATCCTCTCCGGCCTGGCCGACGCGCCGATCGTCTTCGCCTTCCTCACCATCGGCATCCTCCTTTGGGTCTTCTACCAGGCCCACCCGGACCCGCGCCTGCCGCGGGAGAACGTCCAGGTCTTCGCCTACTTCATCCTGACGCAGCTGCCCGCCGGGCTGCGCGGCCTCCTCGTCGCCGCGCTTTTGGCCACCGCGATGGGATCCCTCTCCACCGCCCTCAACGCGCTGGCGACGAGCTTCTGCCGCGACTTCCGCCCCATGAAAGACGGGGAGGCCGCCCTGCGCGCCGCCCGCCGGGCCACGGTCGGCTTCGCCGCCCTCCTCTCCCTCATCGGCGCGGCGACGGCCTACGTGGTGGTGAATTCCCCCGGCGCGCGCATCCTGCCGATCGTCCTCGGCGTCTTCGGCTACACCTACGGCTCGCTCCTGGGCGTTTTTCTCCTGGCCCTCTTCACGAAGAACCGGGGGAGCGACCGGGGCAACCTGTGGGCGATGGCGGCGGGCTTCCTGGCCGTCAGCTACCTCAGCGGCCTCTTCCCCCTGCCGCACCCGGCGGGGCTGCCGATGCTGGCCTTCCCCTGGCGGGTCTTCTTCGGCACCGCCGTGACGGCGGCGGTTGGGGCCTGCTTTAAAACGAAAAGAAACTAA
- a CDS encoding DUF420 domain-containing protein, with translation MTVHEFASHLPPVNASLNALTAVLLAVGLWRIKRGDTGGHMRVMLTALSVSALFLACYLLYHFFHGATLFPRHDWSRPLYFLVLGTHTVLAVVNLPLIFLAVRHAVRGDFARHVAITRWLWPSWMYVSVTGVLVYFMLYKWFTA, from the coding sequence ATGACCGTCCACGAATTCGCCAGCCACCTCCCCCCCGTCAACGCCAGCCTCAACGCCCTGACCGCCGTCCTCCTGGCCGTGGGCCTCTGGCGGATCAAGCGCGGCGACACCGGCGGCCACATGCGCGTCATGCTCACCGCGCTCTCCGTCTCCGCCCTCTTCCTGGCCTGCTACCTCCTCTACCACTTCTTCCACGGCGCCACCCTCTTCCCCCGGCACGACTGGTCGCGGCCCCTCTACTTCCTCGTCCTGGGCACGCACACCGTCCTGGCCGTGGTGAACCTGCCCCTCATCTTCCTGGCCGTCCGCCACGCCGTGCGCGGCGACTTCGCCCGCCACGTCGCCATCACCCGCTGGCTCTGGCCCAGCTGGATGTACGTCTCGGTCACCGGCGTCCTCGTCTACTTCATGCTCTACAAGTGGTTCACCGCATGA
- a CDS encoding SCO family protein, translating into MRRWEWVLTGLPILLLGAVLTVFVLRHLGGMHKEEEPLPRYAQIHPFSFVDQDGRPFTEKDLLGKVWVAQFFFTSCPGPCPAVSHQISQLQDMLSGVPEFRLVSIAIDPENDTPAALREYAARMGAQPGRWIFLTGTPEGLAQLVRQDFMIGFQKNPDPSQGRYLHSTKVALVDPQGVVRGYYEGLDMEAPQRILSDIGRLLREQPAP; encoded by the coding sequence ATGAGACGCTGGGAATGGGTCCTCACCGGCCTGCCGATCCTCCTCTTGGGGGCGGTGCTGACCGTCTTCGTCCTGCGCCACCTGGGCGGAATGCACAAGGAGGAGGAGCCCCTCCCCCGCTACGCGCAGATCCATCCCTTCTCCTTCGTCGACCAGGACGGGCGGCCCTTCACGGAAAAGGACCTGCTGGGGAAAGTCTGGGTCGCCCAGTTCTTCTTCACCAGCTGCCCCGGCCCCTGCCCGGCGGTGAGCCACCAGATCTCCCAGCTCCAGGACATGCTCTCCGGCGTGCCGGAATTCCGCCTCGTCTCCATCGCCATCGACCCGGAGAACGACACCCCGGCGGCCCTGCGCGAATACGCCGCCCGCATGGGCGCGCAGCCCGGGCGCTGGATCTTCCTCACCGGCACCCCGGAGGGGCTGGCCCAGCTGGTGCGCCAGGACTTCATGATCGGCTTCCAAAAAAACCCCGACCCCTCCCAGGGCCGCTACCTTCACAGCACGAAGGTGGCCCTCGTCGACCCGCAGGGCGTCGTCCGCGGCTACTATGAAGGCCTCGACATGGAGGCGCCGCAGCGCATCCTTTCCGACATCGGCCGCCTGCTGAGAGAACAACCCGCCCCATGA
- a CDS encoding ABC transporter permease: MNSFTPAVLALTRREVVRFLRQRNRVVGALATPLVFWFLIGSGVGRSFSGAGGSASYLQYFFPGTLLLIILFTAIFSTISIIEDRREGFLQGVLVSPIPRSAFVLAKLLGGTLLSLLQCVLLYGLAAAMGLPATPGGFLLFLAAVVLLGLGLTALGYLIAWPLDSTQGFHALMNLVLMPLWFLSGALFPPGGAAGWLRALMAVNPLSYGLELLRASLNPHAPAAVSLPAALAVTALFALALGWACAAMTEKRGARHP; encoded by the coding sequence ATGAATTCCTTCACCCCCGCCGTCCTGGCCCTGACCCGCCGCGAGGTCGTCCGCTTCCTGCGGCAGCGCAACCGCGTCGTCGGCGCGCTGGCCACGCCGCTCGTCTTCTGGTTCCTCATCGGCTCCGGCGTCGGCCGCTCCTTCTCCGGCGCGGGCGGGAGCGCCTCCTACCTCCAGTATTTCTTCCCGGGCACCCTCCTCCTCATCATCCTCTTCACCGCCATCTTCTCCACCATCTCGATCATCGAGGACCGGCGGGAAGGGTTCCTGCAGGGCGTCCTGGTCTCCCCCATCCCCCGCTCCGCCTTCGTCCTGGCCAAGCTCCTGGGCGGCACCCTCCTCTCCCTCCTCCAGTGCGTCCTCCTCTACGGCCTGGCGGCGGCCATGGGCCTGCCCGCCACCCCGGGCGGCTTCCTCCTCTTCCTGGCGGCCGTCGTCCTCCTGGGGCTGGGGCTCACCGCGCTGGGCTACCTCATCGCCTGGCCGCTCGACTCGACGCAGGGCTTCCACGCCCTCATGAACCTGGTCCTCATGCCGCTCTGGTTCCTCTCCGGCGCGCTCTTCCCCCCCGGCGGCGCGGCGGGCTGGCTGCGCGCCCTCATGGCGGTCAACCCCCTCTCCTACGGCCTGGAACTGCTCCGCGCCTCCCTCAACCCCCATGCGCCCGCCGCCGTCTCCCTGCCGGCGGCCCTGGCCGTCACCGCCCTCTTCGCCCTGGCGCTGGGCTGGGCCTGCGCCGCCATGACGGAAAAACGGGGGGCCCGTCACCCATGA
- a CDS encoding ABC transporter ATP-binding protein, which produces MVPHDPARGALSLNGHPYPAEAAAARRGLGVVFQSPSLDKKLTVAENMQTHGALYGLRGAALESRVAELLERFALADRRRDSVEALSGGLQRRVEIAKSLIPRPTLLLLDEPSTGLDPSARRELWDYLRALRESDGLTLMMTTHFLDEAEWCDRLLVLDQGRVVALDAPDALKRKVGGGGALLSVQPLPGAAAALRETLRGLGFAATERGAFLDVEAPAHAEAERRLVEALLAAHRRQIAGLTLSAPSLETVFTRLTGRSFTS; this is translated from the coding sequence CTGGTCCCGCACGACCCCGCCCGGGGCGCCCTCTCTCTCAACGGCCACCCCTACCCGGCGGAGGCCGCCGCCGCGCGGCGCGGCCTGGGCGTCGTCTTCCAGTCCCCCAGCCTGGACAAGAAGCTGACCGTGGCGGAGAACATGCAAACCCACGGCGCGCTTTACGGCCTGCGCGGCGCGGCGCTGGAAAGCCGCGTGGCGGAACTTTTGGAGCGCTTCGCCCTGGCCGACCGCCGCCGGGACAGCGTGGAGGCCCTCTCCGGCGGCCTGCAGCGCCGGGTGGAAATCGCCAAGAGCCTCATCCCCCGCCCCACCCTCCTCCTCCTGGACGAGCCAAGCACCGGCCTGGACCCCTCCGCCCGGCGGGAACTGTGGGACTACCTGCGCGCCCTGCGGGAGAGCGACGGGCTGACCCTGATGATGACGACCCATTTCCTGGACGAGGCGGAGTGGTGCGACCGGCTGCTGGTCCTCGACCAGGGCCGCGTGGTGGCCCTCGACGCGCCCGACGCGCTCAAGCGCAAGGTGGGCGGGGGCGGCGCTCTCCTCTCCGTCCAGCCCCTGCCCGGCGCGGCCGCCGCGCTGCGGGAGACGCTGCGGGGCCTCGGCTTCGCCGCCACGGAGCGCGGCGCGTTCCTGGACGTGGAGGCCCCCGCCCACGCGGAGGCGGAGCGCCGCCTGGTGGAGGCGCTCCTGGCCGCCCACCGCCGGCAGATCGCGGGGCTGACCCTCTCCGCGCCCTCCCTGGAAACGGTCTTCACCCGCCTGACGGGCCGCTCCTTCACCTCATGA
- a CDS encoding serine/threonine protein kinase, translating to MAAPDHAASAWGDRETEFFYELTPDRILQAAEGLGVRCTGRTLQLNSLENRVYEVEVEVADPSRLRSPSEKARVIKFYRPGRWSREQIQEEHRFLLDLAEADVPVVAPLRFPDGATLRRAEEAGVHYALFPKMGGRHPDEMDADQLRRVGRLLGRLHNVGAAGEAPHRLRLDPESYGLRNLDFLLEAEAIPERLEQDYIDVVEEICERSFPLFERAAVHRLHGDCHLGNLIWNEESGPSWVDFDDMVVGPAMQDLWLVVPGRDEEAVERRRLLFEGYEEMRELDRATAALIEPLRALRYIHFSAWIAKRWDDPAFPRRFEHFGTEAYWREQLGDLREQLSLIPA from the coding sequence ATGGCCGCGCCCGACCACGCCGCCTCCGCCTGGGGCGACCGGGAGACCGAGTTCTTCTACGAGCTGACGCCGGACCGCATCCTGCAGGCGGCGGAGGGCCTCGGGGTCCGCTGCACGGGCCGGACCCTGCAGCTCAACAGCCTGGAGAACCGCGTCTACGAGGTGGAGGTCGAGGTGGCCGACCCCTCCCGCCTCCGCAGCCCCAGCGAGAAGGCGCGCGTCATCAAATTCTACCGTCCGGGCCGCTGGAGCCGGGAGCAGATTCAGGAGGAGCACCGTTTCCTGCTGGACCTGGCGGAGGCCGACGTGCCCGTCGTCGCCCCGCTCCGCTTCCCGGACGGCGCGACCCTGCGCCGCGCGGAGGAGGCGGGCGTCCACTACGCCCTCTTCCCGAAGATGGGCGGCCGCCATCCGGACGAGATGGACGCCGACCAGCTCCGGCGCGTCGGGCGGCTCCTGGGCCGCCTGCACAACGTCGGCGCGGCGGGGGAGGCGCCGCACCGCCTCCGCCTTGACCCGGAGAGCTACGGCCTGCGCAACCTCGACTTCCTTTTGGAGGCGGAGGCGATTCCCGAACGGCTGGAGCAGGACTACATCGACGTGGTGGAGGAGATCTGCGAGCGGTCGTTCCCCCTTTTCGAGCGGGCCGCCGTCCACCGCCTCCACGGGGACTGCCACCTGGGGAACCTGATCTGGAACGAGGAGAGCGGCCCCTCCTGGGTCGACTTTGACGACATGGTCGTCGGCCCCGCCATGCAGGACCTCTGGCTCGTCGTCCCGGGCCGGGACGAGGAGGCCGTGGAGCGGCGGCGCCTCCTTTTCGAGGGGTACGAGGAGATGCGGGAGCTGGACCGCGCCACCGCCGCCCTCATCGAGCCGCTGCGGGCGCTGCGCTACATCCACTTCTCCGCCTGGATCGCCAAGCGGTGGGACGACCCGGCCTTTCCCCGCCGTTTCGAGCATTTCGGGACGGAAGCCTATTGGCGCGAGCAGCTGGGCGATTTGCGGGAGCAACTTTCCCTGATTCCGGCTTGA
- the pdxH gene encoding pyridoxamine 5'-phosphate oxidase encodes MHRDPLPELPLASLRQDYMARGLSEADLDPDPFRQFAAWFSEALASGVREPNAMVLSTATPGGSPRGRFVLLKGYGRDGFHFFTNTRSDKGRALSLNPQTALTFGWLEVERQICIEGRAEPLPREAVEAYFAKRPRGSRLGAWASEQSRVLPDRAALERLLAEAEAAFPEGAQIPAPHAWGGYRVVPHAIEFWQGRTNRLHDRLRYRKTGDEWKIERLAP; translated from the coding sequence ATGCACCGCGATCCTCTGCCCGAGCTGCCGCTGGCCTCCCTCCGCCAGGACTATATGGCCCGAGGCCTGAGCGAGGCCGACCTCGACCCCGATCCATTCCGCCAGTTCGCCGCGTGGTTTTCCGAGGCGCTGGCGAGCGGCGTGCGGGAGCCGAACGCCATGGTCCTCTCCACCGCCACCCCCGGCGGCTCGCCGCGCGGGCGCTTCGTCCTTCTCAAGGGCTACGGGCGGGACGGCTTCCATTTCTTCACCAACACGCGGAGCGACAAGGGCCGGGCCCTTTCCCTCAACCCGCAGACGGCGCTTACCTTCGGCTGGCTGGAGGTGGAGCGGCAGATCTGCATCGAAGGCCGGGCCGAGCCGCTGCCCCGCGAGGCGGTGGAAGCCTACTTCGCCAAGCGGCCGCGCGGCAGCCGCCTGGGAGCCTGGGCTTCCGAGCAGAGCCGCGTCCTGCCCGACCGCGCCGCGCTGGAACGCCTCCTGGCGGAGGCGGAAGCGGCCTTCCCGGAAGGGGCGCAGATCCCCGCGCCGCACGCCTGGGGAGGCTATCGCGTGGTGCCCCACGCGATCGAATTCTGGCAGGGCCGGACGAACCGGCTGCACGACCGCCTCCGCTACCGGAAGACGGGGGACGAGTGGAAGATCGAGCGGCTGGCCCCGTAA
- a CDS encoding glycosyl hydrolase family 28-related protein yields the protein MKRHRRVLVAALLFPILARADLAPLPADGRADATAAIQQRLDAAGAAGGEVLLPPGQYLLAGHLTVPPGVALRGSWTAPHHGQEWRKGTTLLLTGGRGQEDGPAAIELSRDAALQGVTLLWPEESWNDIQPYPWAVRSRSMHATVENVTLVNAYQGISIGQGGDGSLHLIRNVYGFALRRGVFVDNCTDIGRIENVHLNPHYWSRSGHPSFTERNGIQPPGPGSPSEEKIRDFVSKNLEAFVFARSDWEYVVDTFVWGAAYGYRFVKGERGGCNGQFLGIGADFCRVCVGIDMIQPIGLQVTNGEFTAFAGEPNSAIVTAPEAAGAAQFVNCNFWGVLSHAAWLRGKTQVTLSACHICQGGGDVQADAGRLIVQGCNFEIQGPAVHLGHGVEKALLTGNLEPGGFRVDNGIGSRAQIGLNEMP from the coding sequence ATGAAACGGCACCGGCGGGTTCTCGTGGCGGCGCTCCTTTTCCCCATCCTGGCCCGGGCCGACCTGGCCCCCCTGCCCGCCGACGGACGGGCGGACGCCACGGCGGCCATCCAGCAGCGGCTCGACGCGGCCGGGGCCGCCGGGGGCGAGGTGCTCCTGCCGCCGGGCCAATACCTCCTTGCCGGGCATCTGACCGTGCCGCCGGGCGTGGCTCTGCGCGGCAGCTGGACGGCTCCCCACCATGGCCAGGAGTGGCGGAAGGGGACCACCCTCCTCCTCACCGGCGGGCGCGGCCAGGAGGACGGCCCGGCCGCGATCGAGCTTTCCCGCGACGCGGCGCTGCAGGGCGTCACCCTCCTTTGGCCGGAGGAGAGTTGGAACGATATCCAGCCCTACCCGTGGGCGGTGCGTTCCCGGAGCATGCACGCCACGGTGGAGAACGTCACCCTGGTCAACGCCTACCAGGGCATCTCCATCGGGCAGGGCGGGGACGGCTCCCTGCACCTCATCCGCAACGTCTACGGCTTCGCCCTGCGGCGCGGCGTCTTCGTCGACAACTGCACGGACATCGGCCGGATCGAGAACGTCCACCTCAATCCCCACTACTGGTCCCGCAGCGGCCATCCCTCCTTCACGGAGAGGAACGGCATCCAGCCGCCGGGCCCCGGAAGCCCCAGCGAGGAAAAGATCCGCGACTTCGTCTCGAAAAACCTGGAGGCCTTCGTCTTCGCCCGCTCGGACTGGGAATACGTCGTCGACACCTTCGTCTGGGGCGCGGCGTACGGCTACCGTTTCGTGAAGGGGGAGCGCGGCGGGTGCAACGGGCAGTTCCTCGGCATCGGGGCCGACTTTTGCCGCGTCTGCGTCGGCATCGACATGATCCAGCCGATCGGCCTCCAGGTCACCAACGGGGAGTTCACCGCCTTCGCCGGGGAGCCCAATTCCGCCATCGTCACCGCGCCGGAGGCGGCGGGGGCGGCCCAGTTCGTGAACTGCAATTTCTGGGGCGTTCTTTCCCACGCCGCGTGGCTGCGGGGGAAGACCCAGGTGACCCTTTCCGCCTGCCACATCTGCCAGGGGGGCGGCGACGTCCAGGCGGACGCCGGGCGGCTCATCGTCCAGGGGTGCAACTTCGAGATCCAGGGCCCCGCCGTCCACCTGGGGCACGGCGTGGAGAAGGCCCTCCTGACGGGGAACCTGGAGCCCGGCGGCTTCCGCGTCGATAATGGCATTGGCAGCCGCGCCCAGATCGGGCTCAACGAGATGCCGTAG
- a CDS encoding TonB-dependent receptor encodes MPREILSTHQKALQINLDPKKYGTFAEIGAGQEVARWFFRVGAAAGTVAKSMSAYDMIFSDAIYGPCERYVSRQRLEQMLHHEFDLLIERLNEKRGNDTHFFTFADTVRARSYQGKDECHGWLGIRYQLHTHSRANEIILHVRMLDKENLLQQEALGILGVNLLHGAFYNSQGPYTLVESLLDGLTAERIEIDMIHFSGPDFAGLDNRLLSLHLVRLGLAEVAMFSPEGETLQPSEALYKKAILIERGNFRPITRINLDMLAQARAQFLQDPRNADKPVLEIAEMTMNNLLNQGQVDPKDFLERVDVLAALGKTVMISNYAEFYKLSAFLSRYTREMVGIVMGIPLMRELFRDDYYGDLEGGTLEAFGRLFKNAVRIYVYPGVDPKGERISIRNIQMPDEVRHLYLHLIHQSSIQDVQADDNAIGDLQFSSQIVAQKIKAGDPSWERFVVPKVAELIKQHGYFGWNNGQVGQQISENLIGANGLPMATGLEAKVPLS; translated from the coding sequence ATGCCGCGCGAAATCCTTTCGACCCACCAGAAGGCCCTCCAGATCAACCTCGACCCGAAGAAATACGGGACGTTTGCCGAGATCGGCGCGGGGCAGGAGGTGGCCCGCTGGTTTTTCCGCGTCGGCGCGGCCGCCGGCACGGTGGCCAAGAGCATGTCGGCCTACGACATGATCTTTTCCGACGCGATCTACGGGCCGTGCGAGCGCTACGTCAGCCGCCAGCGGCTGGAGCAGATGCTCCACCACGAGTTCGACCTCCTCATCGAGCGGCTCAACGAGAAGCGGGGGAACGACACCCATTTCTTCACCTTCGCCGACACGGTCCGCGCCCGCAGCTACCAGGGGAAGGACGAGTGCCACGGCTGGCTGGGCATCCGCTACCAGCTCCACACCCACAGCCGGGCCAACGAGATCATCCTCCACGTCCGCATGCTCGATAAGGAGAACCTCCTCCAGCAGGAGGCCCTGGGCATCCTGGGGGTCAACCTCCTCCACGGCGCGTTCTACAACTCTCAGGGGCCCTACACCCTCGTCGAGTCCCTGCTGGACGGCCTGACGGCGGAGCGGATCGAGATCGACATGATCCACTTCTCCGGCCCCGACTTCGCGGGCCTGGACAACCGGCTCCTCTCCCTCCACCTGGTCCGGCTGGGCCTGGCGGAGGTGGCCATGTTCAGCCCGGAGGGGGAGACTCTCCAGCCCTCCGAGGCGCTCTACAAGAAGGCGATCCTCATCGAGCGCGGCAACTTCCGCCCCATCACCCGCATCAACCTGGACATGCTGGCCCAGGCCCGCGCGCAGTTCCTCCAGGACCCCCGCAACGCCGACAAGCCGGTCCTGGAAATCGCGGAGATGACGATGAACAACCTGCTCAACCAGGGGCAGGTCGACCCGAAGGACTTCCTGGAGCGCGTCGACGTCCTGGCCGCCCTGGGAAAGACGGTGATGATTTCCAACTACGCGGAGTTCTACAAGTTGAGCGCCTTCCTCTCCCGTTACACGCGGGAGATGGTGGGCATCGTCATGGGCATCCCGCTCATGCGGGAGCTTTTCCGGGACGACTATTACGGCGACTTGGAGGGCGGGACGCTGGAGGCCTTCGGGCGTCTCTTCAAGAACGCCGTCCGCATCTACGTCTACCCCGGCGTCGACCCCAAGGGGGAGCGGATCAGCATCCGCAACATTCAGATGCCGGACGAGGTGCGGCACCTCTACCTCCACCTGATCCACCAGAGTTCCATCCAGGACGTGCAGGCGGACGACAACGCCATCGGCGACCTTCAGTTCTCCTCCCAGATCGTGGCGCAGAAGATCAAGGCGGGCGATCCGTCGTGGGAACGTTTCGTCGTGCCGAAGGTGGCGGAGCTGATCAAGCAGCACGGCTACTTCGGCTGGAACAACGGGCAGGTCGGCCAGCAGATCAGCGAGAATCTGATCGGCGCCAACGGCCTCCCCATGGCCACGGGCTTGGAGGCGAAGGTTCCCCTGAGCTGA
- a CDS encoding RsmE family RNA methyltransferase, with the protein MERYYCPDLLSGRFDEAESRHCGRVMRHGQGDLVHAFDGQGREWKVRLTREEAKRWHFEKLTETVSPAPAVRLILAQAVPKNRAMDLILQKATELGVAEIAPLLSDRVVFKAGEDDGEAKAEKWRETVIEAAKQSGQNWLPLIHPPRRPRDFFPEVARAPLKVIGSLQPEARPLKETLREAPAKPASAVVMIGPEGDFTPAEVGEARAHGFLPVSLGDLVLRSETAALYTLGALKYELM; encoded by the coding sequence GTGGAACGCTACTACTGCCCCGATCTTCTCTCCGGCCGCTTCGACGAGGCCGAATCCCGCCACTGCGGCCGCGTCATGCGGCACGGCCAGGGAGACCTGGTCCACGCCTTCGACGGCCAGGGCCGGGAATGGAAGGTCCGCCTGACCCGGGAGGAAGCCAAACGCTGGCACTTCGAAAAACTGACCGAGACGGTCAGCCCGGCCCCCGCCGTCCGCCTCATCCTGGCCCAGGCCGTGCCGAAGAACCGCGCCATGGACCTCATCCTGCAAAAGGCGACCGAGCTGGGCGTCGCCGAGATCGCCCCCCTTCTCTCCGACCGCGTCGTCTTCAAGGCCGGGGAGGACGACGGCGAGGCGAAGGCGGAGAAATGGCGGGAGACCGTCATCGAGGCGGCCAAGCAGAGCGGCCAGAACTGGCTCCCCCTCATCCACCCGCCGCGCCGCCCGCGCGACTTTTTCCCGGAGGTGGCCCGCGCGCCCCTGAAGGTGATCGGCTCCCTCCAGCCGGAAGCCCGCCCGCTCAAGGAGACGCTGCGGGAGGCCCCCGCCAAGCCCGCCAGCGCGGTGGTCATGATCGGGCCGGAGGGGGACTTCACCCCCGCCGAGGTCGGCGAGGCCCGCGCCCACGGCTTTCTCCCCGTCTCCCTGGGGGACCTGGTCCTCCGCTCGGAGACGGCCGCCCTCTACACGCTGGGCGCGCTCAAGTACGAGCTGATGTAA
- the deoC gene encoding deoxyribose-phosphate aldolase yields the protein MSTTANINELIEHTLLKPEATSADIAKLCAEAREHKFHGVCVHSHWIPDAKKNLQGSDVKVVTVVGFPHGASSSLAKAAETRIAVEAGADEVDMVINLGAVKEGHWDFIEHEIHELVSAAQGRPLKVIIEIAALTPEEISEASRRAVKAGAAFVKTATGYGPGGATPEAVARIREAAGCKAGIKASGGVKDRAGAEALIAAGATRLGTSNGVALLK from the coding sequence ATGTCCACCACCGCCAACATCAACGAACTGATCGAGCACACCCTCCTCAAGCCGGAGGCGACCTCCGCCGACATCGCCAAGCTCTGCGCCGAGGCGCGGGAGCACAAGTTCCACGGCGTCTGCGTCCACTCCCACTGGATCCCCGACGCGAAGAAGAACCTCCAGGGTTCCGATGTGAAGGTCGTCACCGTCGTCGGCTTCCCCCACGGGGCCAGCTCCAGCCTCGCCAAGGCGGCGGAGACGCGCATCGCCGTCGAGGCCGGCGCGGACGAGGTCGACATGGTCATCAACCTCGGCGCGGTGAAGGAAGGCCACTGGGACTTCATCGAGCACGAGATCCACGAGCTGGTTTCCGCCGCCCAGGGCCGTCCTTTGAAGGTCATCATCGAGATCGCCGCCCTCACCCCGGAAGAGATCTCCGAGGCCTCCCGCCGCGCCGTGAAGGCCGGGGCCGCCTTCGTGAAGACCGCCACCGGCTACGGCCCCGGCGGGGCCACCCCGGAGGCCGTCGCCCGCATCCGGGAGGCCGCCGGCTGCAAGGCCGGCATCAAGGCTTCCGGCGGCGTGAAAGACCGCGCGGGCGCCGAGGCGCTCATCGCCGCGGGCGCCACCCGCCTGGGCACCTCCAACGGCGTCGCCCTCCTCAAGTAG